From the genome of Salvelinus fontinalis isolate EN_2023a chromosome 20, ASM2944872v1, whole genome shotgun sequence, one region includes:
- the LOC129817752 gene encoding tumor necrosis factor alpha-induced protein 2-like isoform X2: MPFGNTHNKLKMNYSAEQEYPDLSQHNNHMAKVLTPEMYANLRDKETPSGFTVGDVIQTGVDNPEEVGALGPDLVATMVNLSPAMEGSPKTVHERFRHKLKLPKIPGFVRRKRSPKPIVESNRPQTDVVLDFMENLKENLLVEACQQLLLREDKLFGQETMTVEGLVQVCNEDDKDMLQKDYETLLLHLWMAVHTTFSSTPSGEHLEILRSAVETITLLEEKDQQWEGRPEGSSEAPVWRPHQSRHTHDTLLEKMVESRMRNAAVEEDNISVSSVDSLSTSMKREVCRMGKCLKEDILRVARDIRDCYPPDFDVCNLYVRLYHQKFSARLTELARSGLDVDDCNYLLCWVNNYYPNDILKHKDLEGHINMESLGTLLSEKDLTTLEEQYLLQKESKLRTWFSNALSKEEEGWLSGKSPELIDGYCFSPLAIDIIQAVDGAMREARTILGSEAKAQRILCQLDSFLISYKSSLEEFVKRTGENTQAVVKANLVSIEQFRDFIVRRDESIPEETKTSCMSTLADLRDCGYGYFTGPIHEELRVQYHRLWTQAWFTGGQMVLDEVLGTLDRHMQQFTDLKPICMEELLGRLHVEMMVEYVKRMMKRKMRLKNKEQQEAAANLLAEDSSKLSTYFTEAGSKISWLSEVLPKMAEVVRLQDPGSIQLEIVTLARDFPDLSWRHISALLSLKANLSTADVRGIKESLVENRPTVTTFNTIPPFFSKVPAGKTWYMCRPACICYGGSGFSSQD, encoded by the exons ATGCCTTTCGGTAACACCCACAACAAGCTGAAGATGAACTACTCTGCGGAGCAGGAGTACCCCGACCTGAGCCAGCATAACAACCACATGGCCAAGGTGCTCACTCCAGAGATGTACGCCAACTTGCGGGACAAGGAAACTCCAAGTGGATTTACAGTGGGTGATGTCATTCAAACTGGGGTTGATAACCCAG AGGAAGTGGGTGCGCTTGGACCCGACCTGGTGGCAACAATGGTTAATCTATCACCTGCAATGGAGGGCAGTCCCAAAACAGTACATGAGAGGTTTAGGCATAAACTGAAATTACCAAAAATACCAGGCTTTGTGCGACGTAAACGGAGCCCCAAACCCATAGTGGAGAGCAATCGTCCTCAAACAG ATGTGGTTTTGGACTTTATGGAGAACCTGAAGGAAAATCTCTTGGTGGAGGCTTGCCAGCAGTTGCTCCTGCGAGAGGACAAGCTCTTTGGCCAAGAAACCATGACGGTAGAGGGGTTGGTTCAGGTTTGCAACGAGGACGATAAAGACATGCTCCAAAAAGACTATGAAACCCTGCTGCTCCACTTATGGATGGCAGTTCACACCACCTTTAGTTCCACACCCTCAGGAGAACACCTAGAGATACTTCGGAGTGCGGTGGAAACCATAACGCTGCTGGAAGAGAAGGACCAGCAATGGGAAGGGCGGCCCGAGGGCAGCAGCGAGGCCCCCGTGTGGCGGCCACACCAGTCCCGGCACACCCACGACACCCTGCTTGAAAAAATGGTGGAATCTCGAATGAGGAATGCGGCAGTGGAGGAGGACAATATTAGCGTTAGCAGTGTGGACAGCCTGTCAACGTCCATGAAAAGGGAGGTATGTAGGATGGGCAAGTGTCTGAAGGAGGACATTCTCAGGGTGGCCAGGGACATAAGGGACTGCTACCCCCCAGACTTTGACGTGTGCAACTTGTACGTGAGACTTTACCATCAGAAGTTCTCAGCAAGGTTAACGGAACTGGCCCGCTCTGGGCTCGATGTGGATGACTGTAACTACCTCCTCTGCTGGGTGAATAATTACTATCCAAA TGACATCTTAAAACACAAAGACCTTGAGGGGCACATCAACATGGAGTCTTTGGGAACTCTTTTATCTGAGAAGGATCTCACAACATTGGAGGAGCAGTATCTACTACAAAAAGAG AGTAAACTCAGGACCTGGTTCTCCAATGCTCTCAgtaaggaggaggagggttggctCAGTGGAAAGAGTCCAGAACTCATTGACGGGTACTGCTTCTCTCCTCTGGCCATTGACATCATACAG GCTGTTGATGGGGCCATGAGAGAGGCCAGGACTATTCTGGGCAGTGAGGCTAAAGCCCAGAGAATCCTATGTCAGCTGGACAGCTTCTTGATAAG CTATAAGAGCTCTCTTGAAGAATTTGTGaagagaacaggggagaacacTCAGGCAGTCGTGAAAGCTAATCTGGTTAGCATCGAACAATTCAG AGACTTCATAGTGAGAAGAGATGAGTCAATCCCAGAAGAGACCAAGACAAGCTGTATGTCCACTTTGGCAGACCTGAGAGACTGTGGCTACGGATACTTCACCGGCCCCATACATGAGGAGCTCAGG GTGCAGTACCATAGGCTGTGGACGCAGGCCTGGTTTACTGGGGGTCAGATGGTACTGGATGAAGTTCTGGGGACACTGGACAGACACATGCAGCAATTCACAGACCTCAAACCCATCTGTATGGAG gagctgCTGGGCCGGCTCCACGTGGAGATGATGGTGGAGTATGTGAAGaggatgatgaagaggaagatGAGGCTGAAGAACAAGGAGCAGCAGGAGGCAGCAGCCAATTTACTGGCTGAAGACAGCAGCAAACTGAGCACCTACTTTACTGAAGCG GGGTCCAAAATAAGCTGGCTGAGTGAGGTCCTCCCTAAAATGGCGGAGGTGGTCAGACTGCAGGACCCAGGAAGCATCCAGCTGGAGATCGTCACCCTGGCTAGGGACTTCCCAGACCttag